In Nissabacter sp. SGAir0207, the genomic stretch GCTGGCCAACTGGCTGTTCAGCCCGCAGGCGCACGGCTCGCTGATCTACGCCGAGGGCCGGGCGGTCGGCTCGGCGCTGATTGGCCAGCCCTTCAGCCATGACAATTATTTCTGGGGCCGTCCCTCCGCGACATCGGCCGCGCCCTATAATACGCTGGCGTCGGGCGGCAGCAATCTGGCTGGCAGTAACCCGGCGCTCGATCAGGCGCTGGCCGCCCGCATCGCCGCGCTGCGTGCCGCCCACCCCGACAGCCCGGCGGCGGTGCCGGTGGATCTGGTGACCGCCTCCGGCAGCGGGCTGGACCCGCACATCTCGCCCGAGGCGGCGCGCTGGCAGATCTCACGCATCGCGCGGGTGCGCCACCTGCCACCGGCGACGCTGGAGCGGCTGGTGGCGGCCCAGACCGAAACGCCCTTCCCGGCGCTGCTTGGCGAGCCGGTGGTCAATGTGCTGGAACTGAACCGCGCTTTGGATGCGCTCAAAGGATAATGCATGGTGGATGAGGCGCCTGAACGCCCTGACCCGGACGCCCTGCTGGCGCTGGCGAACGCCCGCCCGCGCGGGCAACTAAAGATCTTTTTCGGTGCCTGCGCCGGGGTGGGAAAAACCTATGCCATGTTGCAGGAGGCGCAGCGCCTGCAACAGGCCGGGCTGGCGGTGCTGGCCGGTGTGGTGGAGACCCACGGCCGCCGCGAAACCGAGGCGCTGCTGGCGGGCCTGCCGCAGCTGCCGCCGCGCCGCGTCAGCCACCGTGGCCGCGCGCTGCCGGAGTTCGACCTCGACGCCGCGCTGGCGCGCCGCCCGGCGCTAATTCTGGTGGACGAGCTGGCGCACAGCAACGTCGAGGGGTCGCGCCACCCCAAGCGCTGGCAGGATGTCGAGGAGCTGCTCAACGCTGGCATCGATGTGCTGACCACCGTCAACGTGCAGCATCTGGAGAGCCTGAATGACATTGTCGGCGGCATCACTGGCATCCGGGTGCGGGAGACGGTGCCCGACCAGATCTTCGATCAGGCCACCGAGGTGGTGCTGGTCGATCTGCCGCCGGATGACCTGCGCCGCCGCCTGAAGGAGGGCAAAGTCTACCTGCCCGGTCAGGCGGAGCGCGCCATCGAGCACTTTTTCCGCACCGGCAACCTGATCGCCCTGCGGGAGCTGGCGCTGCGCCGCACCGCCGACCGGGTGGATGGGCAGATCCGCGCCCTGCGCCACGGGCCGGAGGGCGGCAGCACGCCGCGTGACGCCCTGTTGGTCTGCATCGGCCCCGCCGCCGGGCAGGAGCGGTTGGTGCGCGCCGCCGCCCGGCTGGCGGGTCGGCTCAACTGCCCCTGGCATGCGGTCTATGCCGAGACGCCGCGCCTGCACCGCCTGCCAGAGGCGCGGCGGCGGGCGATTTTGCAGGCCCTGAAGCTGGCGCAGGCGCTCGGCGCGGAGACCGCCACCCTCGCGGACGCCGAACCGGAGCGGGCGCTGCTGCGCTACGCCCGCCAGCATGGGCTGGGGCGCATCCTCGCGGGCCGCCCGCGTGAGGGCCGCCGCTGGCGGCGCAGCTTTGGTGAACGGCTGGCGCGGCTGGCCCCGGAGGCCGAGCTGCTGCTGATCCCGCTCTCGCCCACGCCCGCCCCCACTGGGCAACCCGATGCCCGCCCGCTGGCGACGCGCTGGCAGCGCCAATGGCAGGGGTGCGGCGCGGCGCTGGCGCTCTGCGCGCTGATCACCGGCGCGTCGCAGTGGCTGCTGCCCGGCTTTGACCTGTCGAATCTGGTGATGCTCTATTTGCTCGGCGTGGTGGTAGTGGCGCTGTTCTTTGGCCGCTGGCCCTCGGTGGTGGCGGCGCTGCTGAACGTCGCCAGCTTCGACCTGTTTTTCGTCCAGCCGCGCGGCTCGCTGGCGGTCAGCGAGGCGCAATATCTGGTCACCTTTGCGGTGATGCTCACCGTCGGCCTGTTGATCGGCAACCTCACCGCCGGGGTGCGCTATCAGGCGCGGGTGGCACGCTACCGCGAGCAGCGCACCCGCCATTTGTATGAGATCTCCACCGCCCTGAGTCAGGCGCTGACGCCGGAGGCGGTGGCGCAGGCTGGCTGCCGCTTTGTCGCGGGCAGTTTTCAGGCGCGCGTCAGCCTGCTGCTGCCCGACGAGCAGGGCGAGCTGCGCCCCTACAGCGAGCCAGAATCCACGCCGGGCGCGATCGATCCGGCCATCGCCCGCTGGAGTTTCGACACCCGCGCCCCGGCCGGGGCGGGCACTGACACCCTGCCCGGCGTCCCTTACCAGTTGCTGCCGCTAGCCACCGGACGGCAGGCGCTGGGGCTGCTGGCGGTAGAGCCAGCCAGCACGCGCCAGTTGATGGTGCCAGAGCAACAGCGGCTGTTGCAGACCTTCAGCGTGCTGCTGGCGAATGCGCTGGAGCGCCTGCATCTGGCGGCACAGGCGGAGCGCGCGCGGGTTGACGCCGAACGGGAGCAGCTACGCAACTCGCTGCTCGCCGCCCTCTCCCACGATCTGCGCACGCCGCTGACGGTGCTGTTTGGTCAGGCGGAGATTCTCACCCTCGATCTGGCGGCGGCGCACTCCCCCTTTGCGCCACAGGCCAGCCAGATCCGCCAGCAGGTGCTGAGCACTACCCGGCTGGTAAACAACCTGCTCGACATGGCGCGCATCCAGTCCGGCGGCCTCCAATTGCGCAAGGAGTGGCAGGCGCTGGATGAGCTGGTGGGCAGCGCGCTGCGATCGCTGGAGCCAACGCTGGAGGGGCATCCGCTGCGCCTTGAGCTGCCGCCGGAGCTGCTGCTGGTGCAGTGTGACGCCGGGCTGATTGAGCGGGTGCTGGTCAATTTGCTGGAGAATGCCCATAAGTACGCTGGCCCCACCGCTACCCTTGGCATCCGTGCCGAGCAGGAGCCGGGGCGGCTGTGGGTAACGGTCTGGGAC encodes the following:
- the kdpC gene encoding potassium-transporting ATPase subunit KdpC; translated protein: MSHLRPAVLLLLLLTLLTGLAYPLLTTALANWLFSPQAHGSLIYAEGRAVGSALIGQPFSHDNYFWGRPSATSAAPYNTLASGGSNLAGSNPALDQALAARIAALRAAHPDSPAAVPVDLVTASGSGLDPHISPEAARWQISRIARVRHLPPATLERLVAAQTETPFPALLGEPVVNVLELNRALDALKG
- the kdpD gene encoding two-component system sensor histidine kinase KdpD is translated as MVDEAPERPDPDALLALANARPRGQLKIFFGACAGVGKTYAMLQEAQRLQQAGLAVLAGVVETHGRRETEALLAGLPQLPPRRVSHRGRALPEFDLDAALARRPALILVDELAHSNVEGSRHPKRWQDVEELLNAGIDVLTTVNVQHLESLNDIVGGITGIRVRETVPDQIFDQATEVVLVDLPPDDLRRRLKEGKVYLPGQAERAIEHFFRTGNLIALRELALRRTADRVDGQIRALRHGPEGGSTPRDALLVCIGPAAGQERLVRAAARLAGRLNCPWHAVYAETPRLHRLPEARRRAILQALKLAQALGAETATLADAEPERALLRYARQHGLGRILAGRPREGRRWRRSFGERLARLAPEAELLLIPLSPTPAPTGQPDARPLATRWQRQWQGCGAALALCALITGASQWLLPGFDLSNLVMLYLLGVVVVALFFGRWPSVVAALLNVASFDLFFVQPRGSLAVSEAQYLVTFAVMLTVGLLIGNLTAGVRYQARVARYREQRTRHLYEISTALSQALTPEAVAQAGCRFVAGSFQARVSLLLPDEQGELRPYSEPESTPGAIDPAIARWSFDTRAPAGAGTDTLPGVPYQLLPLATGRQALGLLAVEPASTRQLMVPEQQRLLQTFSVLLANALERLHLAAQAERARVDAEREQLRNSLLAALSHDLRTPLTVLFGQAEILTLDLAAAHSPFAPQASQIRQQVLSTTRLVNNLLDMARIQSGGLQLRKEWQALDELVGSALRSLEPTLEGHPLRLELPPELLLVQCDAGLIERVLVNLLENAHKYAGPTATLGIRAEQEPGRLWVTVWDDGPGIPPGEELRIFDKFARGQRESAIPGVGLGLAICRAIMVLHGGEIQALNRPEGGAAFRFWLPLTPPPALAAEFLEENGPEPGADPDSGR